The following proteins are encoded in a genomic region of Dethiosulfovibrio faecalis:
- the pheS gene encoding phenylalanine--tRNA ligase subunit alpha, protein MDLKLDIEGVRSSFLSELEDAKSLDDLKDLRVRYLGKKGKVTALLKSLGAMSSEERPEAGKVINELKQVLDSDLTERSKRAEDDALREKELNEFVDVTQPARGRLSGGVHPVMQVMYDVSEILTGLGFSVALGPEVEDDFHNFEALNIPPHHPARDMQDTFYFDDGRLLRTHTSPVQVRSMLAYGAPLRIACPGKVYRRDSDPTHSPMFHQIEGLLVEEDVSIGDLKGCLEAMVSAIFSRPLKARYRASYFPFTEPSMEVDIECIACSGKDPSCRICKGTGWLEIGGMGMVHPEVLRAGGVDPERFNGFAWGMGLDRIAMLKYDLRDLRPLFEGDLSYLLSGRDE, encoded by the coding sequence ATGGATTTGAAACTGGATATAGAAGGGGTGAGAAGTTCCTTCCTTTCTGAGCTGGAGGATGCGAAGTCTCTGGACGATCTTAAGGACCTCCGGGTTCGCTATCTGGGCAAGAAGGGCAAGGTGACCGCCCTTTTGAAGTCTCTGGGGGCGATGTCGTCGGAAGAACGTCCGGAGGCGGGAAAGGTCATAAACGAGCTTAAGCAAGTTCTCGACTCGGACCTTACCGAGAGGTCTAAAAGAGCGGAAGACGATGCCCTGAGGGAAAAGGAGCTCAATGAGTTCGTGGACGTTACCCAGCCCGCCAGAGGTCGCCTTTCCGGAGGGGTCCACCCGGTTATGCAGGTTATGTACGATGTCTCCGAGATACTCACCGGACTTGGCTTTTCCGTGGCTCTTGGACCGGAGGTAGAGGACGATTTTCATAATTTCGAGGCCCTCAACATCCCCCCTCATCATCCCGCCAGGGATATGCAGGACACCTTTTATTTCGACGACGGCAGACTTCTCAGAACCCATACCTCTCCGGTGCAGGTGAGGTCCATGTTGGCCTACGGAGCGCCTTTGAGGATAGCCTGTCCCGGGAAGGTCTACAGGAGGGACAGCGATCCCACCCATTCCCCTATGTTCCATCAGATAGAGGGGCTATTGGTGGAGGAGGACGTCTCCATCGGGGATCTCAAGGGCTGTCTGGAGGCCATGGTTTCGGCGATCTTCTCCAGACCTCTCAAGGCTCGATACAGGGCGAGCTATTTCCCCTTCACCGAGCCGTCCATGGAGGTCGACATAGAGTGTATCGCCTGTTCCGGCAAGGATCCTTCCTGCCGGATCTGCAAGGGGACCGGATGGCTGGAGATAGGCGGTATGGGAATGGTCCATCCCGAGGTACTTCGGGCCGGAGGAGTCGACCCCGAGAGGTTCAACGGCTTCGCCTGGGGTATGGGGCTGGATCGAATAGCTATGTTGAAGTACGATCTCAGGGACCTTCGCCCTCTCTTCGAGGGAGATCTGTCCTATCTGCTCTCCGGGAGGGATGAATGA
- a CDS encoding potassium channel family protein — protein sequence MARETKMYFVVGLGRFGLSLCERLVALGQRVVAVDMDPDKVAEVADTVDYAAELDASDEEALIKVGAKEADVAVVAIGENVEASILTTAILKGLGIDRLVSRAQTALHARVLARVGADRVIFPEKDMGVRLAEQFVNPWLSNFSQIPGNGYIVGELRPLPDMVGKSLMELNFRSSYGASILLLERDDAKMMPGPDSVIREGDKLMLVGDRERLADWVDKLEKINSEGEV from the coding sequence ATGGCCCGGGAGACCAAAATGTATTTCGTCGTAGGGCTGGGGCGTTTCGGCCTCTCTCTTTGCGAGAGGTTGGTAGCTCTGGGACAGAGGGTAGTTGCGGTCGACATGGATCCCGACAAGGTGGCGGAGGTCGCCGATACGGTGGACTACGCCGCCGAGCTCGACGCCTCCGACGAGGAGGCTCTCATAAAGGTCGGGGCCAAGGAGGCCGACGTGGCAGTTGTCGCCATAGGGGAGAACGTGGAGGCCAGCATCCTCACGACCGCGATCCTCAAAGGTTTGGGAATAGACCGGCTCGTCTCCAGAGCCCAGACGGCCCTTCACGCCAGGGTCCTGGCCAGAGTTGGAGCGGACAGGGTCATCTTTCCCGAAAAGGACATGGGAGTCCGTCTAGCGGAGCAGTTCGTCAACCCCTGGTTGTCGAACTTCTCTCAGATACCGGGCAACGGCTATATAGTGGGAGAGCTGAGGCCCCTTCCTGACATGGTTGGAAAGAGCCTTATGGAGCTGAACTTCAGAAGTTCATACGGCGCGTCCATTTTGTTGTTGGAGCGGGACGACGCCAAGATGATGCCAGGTCCGGACTCGGTTATAAGAGAGGGAGACAAGCTGATGTTGGTCGGCGATAGAGAACGCCTGGCCGATTGGGTGGATAAACTGGAAAAAATAAATTCGGAAGGGGAGGTCTAG
- a CDS encoding TrkH family potassium uptake protein — MILIGALLLWGFNYLGDMPISPLDALFTSTSAVCVTGLAVVDTGRDLVFSSQAILLLLIQLGGLGVMTAATFTLFLLRRPIGIRQRLLFAGGMGLEGPSGAVRLVARIVKITLVIECLATVPLFFVFRETMSSKESLWCSIFHSISAFCNAGFSLFVDSLEGYATGWLLPAVMMSLIVLGGVGFIVLWELGEWFRGRKRLSVHTKLVLVATVSLVFFGAVLLALTEWDGLLKGLSVPMKIWNALFASVTSRTAGFNTLPTVELSSLGAFLIMILMMIGASPGSTGGGMKTTTFGLLVSSVFFNTRGDSNLVLWHRSVPQKLVLRAMMLAFLYVATVLFGILLLNLVEDMSFRSLAFEVVSAMGTVGLSMGVTADLSPAGKWILILLMFWGRVGILTFLFSLADSDESRKVSYAETFIPIG, encoded by the coding sequence TTGATTTTGATAGGAGCCCTTCTGCTATGGGGTTTCAACTATCTGGGAGATATGCCTATCTCTCCGTTGGACGCCCTTTTTACCTCCACTTCCGCTGTCTGCGTGACCGGCCTGGCTGTGGTAGATACCGGCAGGGACCTGGTCTTTTCGTCTCAGGCGATACTTCTTCTTCTGATTCAGCTGGGAGGTCTGGGAGTCATGACCGCAGCGACCTTCACCCTTTTTCTACTGCGTCGTCCCATAGGGATAAGACAGAGGCTTCTCTTTGCCGGAGGTATGGGGCTTGAGGGACCCTCCGGTGCGGTGAGGCTCGTGGCCCGTATAGTAAAGATTACCCTTGTGATCGAGTGCTTAGCCACTGTCCCGCTTTTTTTCGTTTTCAGAGAGACCATGTCCTCCAAGGAATCTCTCTGGTGCTCGATCTTTCACAGCATCAGCGCCTTCTGCAACGCCGGTTTCTCCCTCTTCGTCGACAGCCTGGAGGGGTATGCTACGGGATGGCTTCTTCCAGCGGTGATGATGTCCCTTATAGTTCTAGGCGGTGTCGGTTTCATCGTTTTGTGGGAGCTAGGTGAGTGGTTCAGAGGCAGAAAAAGGCTTTCCGTTCATACCAAGCTGGTGCTGGTGGCGACCGTGTCGTTGGTGTTTTTCGGAGCGGTTCTTCTCGCCTTGACCGAATGGGATGGTCTGCTGAAAGGGCTTTCTGTTCCCATGAAGATATGGAACGCTCTTTTCGCTTCGGTTACCTCTCGTACCGCTGGCTTTAACACCTTGCCGACCGTCGAGCTGTCCTCTCTAGGGGCTTTTTTGATCATGATACTGATGATGATAGGAGCTTCGCCTGGTTCTACCGGAGGGGGGATGAAGACAACCACCTTCGGGCTTCTGGTCTCCTCCGTCTTTTTCAACACGAGAGGCGACTCCAATCTGGTGCTCTGGCACAGAAGCGTCCCTCAAAAACTCGTGCTGAGGGCGATGATGCTCGCTTTCCTCTACGTAGCCACGGTTTTATTTGGTATACTCCTTCTGAACTTGGTGGAGGACATGTCGTTCAGGAGCCTGGCCTTCGAGGTCGTCTCGGCAATGGGCACGGTGGGGCTTTCCATGGGAGTGACTGCGGATCTCTCCCCTGCGGGAAAATGGATCCTGATACTATTGATGTTCTGGGGTAGGGTGGGGATTCTAACCTTCCTGTTCAGCCTCGCGGACAGCGACGAGTCCCGCAAGGTCAGCTACGCCGAGACCTTCATACCTATAGGATAG
- the rplT gene encoding 50S ribosomal protein L20, with product MRVAAASSSDRKRKKLFSITKGYFGRKKNVYRRAREAFLHSLTRMYADRKLRKRDFRRLWITRINAAARINGMNYSNLINGLKKAGVEVNRKMLADLAVNDMPAFEALAVKAKEALNQA from the coding sequence ATGCGTGTTGCTGCTGCCAGCTCTAGCGATAGAAAACGCAAAAAGCTGTTTTCCATAACTAAGGGTTATTTCGGAAGAAAGAAAAACGTTTATCGCCGTGCCAGGGAGGCTTTCCTTCACTCACTGACCAGGATGTACGCCGACAGGAAACTTCGCAAGAGAGATTTCCGTCGTCTCTGGATAACCAGGATCAACGCTGCGGCCAGGATCAACGGCATGAACTACAGCAATCTGATCAACGGCTTGAAGAAGGCCGGCGTGGAGGTCAACCGCAAGATGCTTGCGGACCTGGCCGTAAACGACATGCCCGCCTTCGAGGCCCTAGCCGTCAAGGCCAAAGAGGCCTTGAATCAGGCGTAG
- the rpmI gene encoding 50S ribosomal protein L35 — protein sequence MPKMKTHSGAKKRFSFTGTGKVSYKKSGRAHKLKTKNASRLRRLRQDGILNDTLTETMKKMMPYA from the coding sequence ATGCCTAAGATGAAAACCCACTCCGGCGCTAAAAAGCGTTTTTCTTTCACCGGAACGGGAAAGGTATCCTATAAGAAATCCGGTCGCGCTCACAAGCTCAAGACGAAGAACGCCAGTCGCCTTCGTCGCCTTCGTCAGGATGGTATCCTTAACGATACTTTGACCGAGACGATGAAGAAAATGATGCCCTACGCCTAA
- the infC gene encoding translation initiation factor IF-3, which produces MAKKLSDEPRVNEEITAREVLVIDDQGGKLGVLPINEALDLSAEKELDLVEVAPGANPPVCRILDYGKFRYQQQKREKDARKKQKTQTLKEMKMRPKIDEHDYNFKTKAIRSFLENGHRVKVSIFFRGREMAFLDRGKEVLDRVAKDCEDLGKMEGFPRMEGRYMRMMMTPVQQKEVKKTPKSESDQGEE; this is translated from the coding sequence ATAGCTAAGAAACTTTCTGACGAGCCGAGAGTCAACGAGGAAATAACCGCACGAGAGGTCCTGGTTATAGACGATCAAGGTGGAAAATTGGGAGTCCTTCCCATAAACGAAGCCCTGGATCTGTCGGCAGAGAAGGAACTGGACCTGGTGGAGGTGGCTCCGGGAGCCAATCCGCCGGTCTGCCGCATCCTGGATTACGGTAAGTTCAGGTATCAGCAGCAGAAGCGGGAGAAGGACGCTCGTAAGAAACAGAAGACCCAGACTCTCAAGGAAATGAAGATGCGTCCGAAGATCGACGAACACGATTACAACTTCAAAACCAAGGCTATTAGAAGTTTCCTGGAGAACGGTCACAGGGTGAAGGTCTCCATATTCTTCAGGGGTAGGGAGATGGCGTTTCTGGATCGCGGCAAAGAGGTGCTGGACAGGGTAGCCAAGGACTGCGAGGACCTCGGTAAGATGGAGGGTTTCCCTCGTATGGAGGGACGTTACATGCGGATGATGATGACCCCGGTCCAGCAGAAAGAGGTCAAAAAAACCCCTAAGAGCGAAAGCGATCAAGGGGAAGAATAA
- the thrS gene encoding threonine--tRNA ligase, whose translation MYRFSGPAGQLFESEKAVVGDILKEWKLDKGALSAKVNGEELDLDVEVSCDASVEPITSDTEEGLEILRHSTAHLLAQAATRLFPGAVVAIGPVIKDGFYYDIEFKEPISETDLPALEKEMRRIVKRGIPLKRQRVSREEAIEIFKERKDPYKVEILEGIDDASVNLYWQDEYVDLCRGPHVPNTRVLQNFKLLSVAGAYWRGDENNIMLTRIYGTAFATKEELEAYVTRMEEAKKRDHRKIGRELGLFSLHKEGPGFPFFHPKGMVVINTLIDFWSKVHRKNGYDQIRTPLILNRDLWIQSGHWDHYRENMYFTEIDEQPYAIKPMNCPGGILVYKSDLHSYRDLPLRLGELGIVHRHEKSGVLHGLMRVRCFTQDDAHHYCTPDQIKDEVSLIMDMVDYIYSEVFGFKFHVELSTRPDNSMGSDEMWELAERSLREVLEERGTSYVLNPGDGAFYGPKIDFHLEDCIGRTWQCGTIQLDFQMPEKFDVTYIGSDGKEHRPAMLHRTILGSIERFLGILIEHYAGAFPFWIAPVQVKILAVGDDHVGYAKELKVLLQDREYRVELDCRDEKLGRKIRDAQMEKVPFMLVVGDRELETGTVSVRDRSEGDKGSMSKEDLLKLLEGQFSPL comes from the coding sequence ATGTATCGTTTTTCCGGTCCAGCCGGACAGCTTTTCGAATCTGAGAAGGCTGTCGTCGGCGATATCTTAAAGGAATGGAAGCTTGACAAGGGAGCTCTTTCGGCCAAGGTGAACGGAGAGGAGCTGGACCTCGACGTAGAGGTCTCCTGCGACGCCTCGGTGGAGCCCATAACCTCCGATACCGAAGAGGGTCTGGAGATACTTAGACACTCGACCGCCCATCTCTTGGCCCAGGCCGCCACCAGACTGTTCCCTGGCGCAGTGGTCGCCATAGGTCCGGTGATAAAGGACGGTTTCTACTACGACATAGAGTTCAAGGAGCCCATCTCCGAGACGGATCTGCCCGCCCTGGAGAAGGAGATGCGCAGGATAGTCAAGAGGGGAATACCTCTGAAGCGTCAGCGAGTCTCCAGAGAAGAGGCCATAGAGATCTTCAAGGAAAGGAAGGATCCCTATAAGGTCGAGATTCTGGAGGGAATAGACGACGCTTCGGTCAACCTGTATTGGCAGGACGAATACGTCGATCTCTGCCGAGGACCTCACGTTCCCAACACCAGGGTGCTTCAGAACTTCAAGCTTCTCTCCGTCGCCGGTGCCTATTGGAGAGGCGACGAGAACAACATCATGCTTACCCGTATATACGGAACCGCCTTCGCCACCAAGGAGGAACTGGAGGCCTACGTCACCAGGATGGAGGAGGCCAAGAAGAGGGATCACCGCAAGATAGGCCGTGAGCTGGGTCTGTTCTCTCTCCACAAAGAAGGTCCAGGGTTCCCGTTTTTCCATCCCAAGGGTATGGTCGTGATAAACACCCTGATCGATTTCTGGAGCAAGGTGCACAGAAAGAACGGTTACGATCAGATAAGGACTCCCCTGATTCTGAACAGGGACCTATGGATACAATCTGGGCACTGGGATCACTACAGGGAAAACATGTATTTTACCGAGATAGACGAGCAGCCCTACGCCATAAAACCGATGAACTGCCCCGGAGGGATCCTGGTCTATAAATCGGATCTTCATAGCTATAGGGATCTTCCCCTCAGGCTCGGCGAGCTCGGGATCGTCCATAGACACGAGAAGTCCGGAGTGCTACACGGTCTGATGAGGGTCCGTTGCTTTACCCAGGACGATGCACATCACTATTGCACCCCCGATCAGATCAAGGACGAGGTCTCCCTGATCATGGACATGGTGGACTACATATACTCCGAGGTCTTCGGCTTCAAGTTCCACGTGGAATTGTCCACCAGGCCGGATAACTCCATGGGCAGCGACGAGATGTGGGAGTTGGCCGAGAGGTCCCTGAGAGAGGTGCTGGAGGAAAGAGGGACCTCTTACGTGCTCAACCCCGGAGACGGCGCTTTCTACGGTCCCAAGATAGACTTTCATCTGGAGGACTGCATAGGTAGAACCTGGCAATGTGGGACCATCCAGCTCGACTTCCAGATGCCGGAGAAGTTCGACGTCACCTATATAGGCTCGGACGGGAAGGAACATCGTCCTGCCATGCTCCACAGGACCATATTGGGAAGCATCGAGCGTTTCCTCGGCATACTGATAGAGCATTACGCAGGGGCCTTCCCCTTCTGGATCGCTCCCGTTCAGGTGAAGATACTTGCGGTGGGGGACGATCACGTTGGCTACGCCAAGGAGCTGAAGGTTCTTCTCCAGGATCGGGAATATCGGGTTGAGCTGGACTGTAGAGACGAAAAGCTCGGCAGGAAGATCAGAGACGCTCAGATGGAGAAGGTTCCCTTTATGTTGGTCGTCGGAGACAGAGAGCTGGAGACCGGCACCGTATCGGTAAGAGATCGGTCCGAAGGGGACAAGGGATCCATGAGCAAGGAGGATCTACTGAAGCTGCTTGAAGGGCAGTTCTCACCCTTATAG
- the dut gene encoding dUTP diphosphatase has translation MEIRIPVVREGEALRLPLPGYETSGSAGMDLIAAESVVIPQGKCMTVGTGLRIAVPDGFEAQVRPRSGLALKRGLVVPNSPGTIDSDYRGEIRVIMMNLGDGPFEVAVGDRIAQLVIAPVARACWEEVATLESTERGSGGFGSTGISTPSRK, from the coding sequence ATGGAGATACGTATTCCCGTGGTACGGGAAGGGGAAGCCTTAAGGCTTCCCCTTCCCGGCTATGAGACGAGTGGTTCCGCCGGCATGGACCTGATAGCGGCGGAGTCGGTGGTTATCCCTCAGGGAAAATGCATGACGGTGGGAACCGGACTCAGGATAGCCGTTCCCGATGGGTTCGAGGCCCAGGTCCGCCCAAGAAGCGGTCTGGCTCTCAAGAGAGGTCTGGTGGTCCCGAACTCTCCTGGAACCATAGATTCGGATTACAGGGGAGAGATCAGGGTAATAATGATGAACCTGGGAGATGGTCCCTTCGAGGTGGCCGTAGGCGACAGAATCGCCCAATTGGTGATCGCTCCGGTCGCGAGGGCCTGCTGGGAGGAGGTCGCTACTTTGGAATCCACCGAGAGAGGCTCCGGTGGATTTGGTAGCACCGGTATATCGACCCCTTCGAGGAAATAG
- a CDS encoding polyribonucleotide nucleotidyltransferase produces MQDIYRVRVGEEELVFETGKVAKQANGSVWARQGDTVILTTACMTDKPREGLDFFPLLVDFEERFYSAGKIPGGFIKREGRPSQTAILSARVIDRSIRSLFEGWMRHDVHVVATVLSVDQQNPPNILAINAASAALTISDIPWGGPVGAVRIGYIDGSLVVNPTEDMMEKSSLELVVSGHSDGITMVEAGAHEVPEDLLVDAMELAQGEIKKIVDLQLRMREEIGKEKIVIEPPVKIPEIDCWVEENLKSDIAEAVMIHDKKQRGAAVRALEDRAREHFAEDFPDKGGYISGAVENWVKTMMRKITVSEKRRADGRRTDELRSLSCEVDVLPKVHGSAVFTRGETQSLATATLGMLGEDDQLIDGLKHNEPNKSFLLHYNFPPYSVGEVRPMRGPGRREIGHGALAERALAPMIPDDTEFPYVVRVVSDILESNGSSSQASICGGSLALMSAGVPIKKHVAGIAMGLIKEGDDVVVLTDIQGLEDHYGDMDFKVAGTRDGVTALQMDNKAGGITREILKQALGQAKDARMAILDVMERAISTPGDLSPNAPRMYTMMINVDKIRDVIGPGGKVIRGITQETGAKVNIDDDGQILIAGASQEEVNAAIKMIDDIVREVQAGEVFQGKVTRLMAFGAFVEVLPGKEGLLHVSEISTHRVGKVEDVFKPGDPVLVMVREIDDMGRINLTRKKILADEAKVKEAGLESCLSFEAERDEAIAALPPAPAGNDRRRPGGDDRRRGGNGGRRNDRR; encoded by the coding sequence ATGCAGGATATCTATCGAGTGAGAGTAGGAGAAGAGGAGCTGGTCTTCGAGACCGGTAAGGTAGCCAAGCAGGCTAACGGATCGGTATGGGCCAGACAGGGCGACACGGTCATACTCACGACTGCTTGTATGACCGATAAGCCGAGAGAGGGGCTGGATTTCTTTCCCCTTCTTGTCGATTTCGAGGAACGATTTTACTCCGCAGGGAAGATTCCCGGCGGTTTCATAAAGAGGGAGGGACGTCCTTCCCAGACCGCCATTCTGAGTGCCAGGGTCATAGACAGGTCGATCCGTTCTCTTTTCGAGGGCTGGATGAGGCACGACGTACACGTGGTCGCTACCGTACTGTCGGTGGACCAGCAGAATCCGCCTAATATACTCGCCATAAACGCCGCTTCTGCGGCTCTGACCATCTCCGATATCCCCTGGGGCGGCCCTGTGGGTGCGGTGCGTATAGGTTACATAGACGGTTCCCTGGTGGTGAACCCCACGGAGGATATGATGGAGAAAAGCTCGCTGGAGCTGGTCGTCTCCGGTCATTCCGACGGCATCACGATGGTCGAGGCGGGAGCCCACGAGGTCCCGGAGGACCTTCTGGTCGACGCCATGGAGCTCGCTCAGGGAGAGATAAAAAAGATCGTCGATCTCCAGCTGCGAATGAGGGAGGAGATCGGCAAGGAAAAGATCGTCATAGAGCCTCCTGTCAAGATTCCCGAGATAGACTGCTGGGTGGAGGAGAACCTCAAGTCCGACATCGCCGAGGCAGTTATGATTCACGACAAGAAACAAAGAGGTGCCGCCGTTCGTGCCCTGGAGGACAGAGCCAGGGAGCATTTTGCCGAGGACTTCCCCGATAAGGGAGGGTATATCTCCGGTGCCGTCGAAAATTGGGTTAAGACCATGATGCGCAAGATCACCGTGTCGGAGAAACGCCGTGCTGACGGTCGAAGGACCGACGAACTCCGTTCTCTTAGCTGCGAGGTCGACGTCCTTCCCAAGGTCCACGGATCCGCCGTGTTTACCAGAGGAGAGACCCAGTCTTTGGCGACGGCCACTCTAGGCATGCTGGGCGAGGACGATCAGCTTATAGACGGTCTCAAACACAACGAGCCAAACAAGAGCTTCTTGCTTCACTACAACTTCCCTCCTTACTCGGTGGGAGAGGTTCGTCCCATGAGAGGGCCGGGCAGGAGAGAGATCGGACACGGCGCCCTAGCTGAGAGGGCCTTGGCTCCCATGATTCCCGACGATACCGAATTCCCCTACGTGGTCAGAGTGGTGTCGGATATCCTTGAGTCCAACGGCTCGAGTTCCCAGGCCTCCATATGTGGAGGAAGTCTGGCCCTCATGAGTGCCGGAGTTCCCATAAAGAAGCATGTTGCCGGTATAGCGATGGGACTGATCAAAGAGGGAGACGACGTCGTAGTCCTCACCGATATACAGGGATTGGAGGACCACTACGGCGACATGGATTTCAAGGTCGCCGGTACCCGTGACGGGGTTACGGCCCTTCAGATGGACAACAAGGCCGGAGGTATAACCAGGGAGATATTGAAGCAGGCTCTAGGACAGGCCAAAGACGCCAGGATGGCTATCCTCGACGTTATGGAACGGGCCATATCCACCCCAGGAGACCTCTCTCCTAACGCTCCCAGGATGTACACCATGATGATAAACGTGGATAAGATCCGCGACGTCATAGGGCCTGGAGGCAAGGTTATCAGGGGCATCACCCAGGAGACGGGAGCCAAGGTCAATATAGACGACGACGGACAGATCCTGATTGCCGGAGCCTCCCAGGAAGAGGTCAACGCGGCGATCAAGATGATTGACGATATAGTCAGAGAGGTCCAGGCCGGAGAGGTGTTCCAGGGCAAGGTGACCCGTCTCATGGCCTTCGGAGCCTTCGTGGAGGTCCTGCCAGGCAAGGAGGGACTGCTTCACGTCAGCGAGATCAGTACCCATAGGGTAGGAAAGGTCGAGGACGTGTTCAAGCCCGGTGACCCGGTGCTGGTGATGGTCCGAGAGATCGACGATATGGGCAGGATAAACCTGACCAGAAAGAAGATCTTGGCCGACGAGGCGAAGGTCAAGGAGGCCGGACTGGAGTCCTGCCTGTCCTTCGAGGCCGAGAGGGACGAGGCGATAGCTGCCCTGCCTCCCGCACCTGCCGGCAACGACAGGCGTAGGCCTGGCGGAGACGATCGTCGAAGAGGCGGTAACGGTGGTCGTAGAAACGATCGCAGATAA
- the rpsO gene encoding 30S ribosomal protein S15, with translation MLSKEEKNVIIEDFHSHSTDTGSPEVQVAILTKRIRDLTEHLKVHKHDFHSKKGLLTMVGRRRKMLRYLRNKDFNRYKTLIERLGLRH, from the coding sequence ATGCTTTCCAAAGAAGAGAAGAACGTAATCATCGAGGATTTCCACTCCCATTCCACCGATACCGGATCCCCCGAGGTCCAGGTGGCTATCCTTACCAAGAGGATCAGGGATCTGACCGAGCATCTCAAGGTGCACAAGCACGACTTCCACTCCAAGAAGGGCCTTCTCACCATGGTCGGACGTCGTAGGAAGATGTTGAGATACCTCAGGAACAAGGATTTCAACAGATACAAGACCCTTATCGAGAGACTCGGCCTGAGACACTAA
- a CDS encoding response regulator transcription factor: MRILMIGDKDNVSVGESQNLFSDLSREFTVVRISDPEEGLEMLKSNKYDCVIIDRKDAKDNCGMDLVDFNKESGMGLPILIISADKTVDDLVAMFERGADDYVASPCDGREIIARVHSLIRRSAQCHRPLLTCGRLILDPVARECKVDGTSVPLRRREFDILEILMRHDNQVFSRERIISEVWQKEYDGTSNVVDVHIKYLRDKLREHKMDSIVVTVRGVGYKVQCSECN, encoded by the coding sequence ATGAGAATTCTTATGATAGGGGATAAGGACAACGTAAGCGTCGGAGAGAGCCAGAATCTATTCAGCGATCTATCTCGAGAGTTTACCGTAGTCCGCATCAGCGATCCAGAGGAGGGCCTGGAGATGCTGAAGTCCAACAAGTACGACTGCGTCATAATAGACAGAAAAGACGCGAAGGACAACTGCGGAATGGACCTGGTCGACTTCAACAAGGAAAGCGGAATGGGACTGCCCATATTGATAATCTCGGCCGATAAGACCGTGGACGACCTGGTCGCCATGTTCGAGAGAGGGGCCGACGATTACGTGGCCTCACCCTGCGACGGAAGAGAGATCATCGCCAGAGTACACTCTCTCATAAGAAGAAGTGCTCAGTGCCATAGACCTCTTCTCACCTGCGGCAGGCTCATTCTGGACCCGGTAGCGAGAGAATGCAAGGTCGACGGAACATCGGTACCTCTCAGAAGACGGGAGTTCGATATTCTCGAGATCCTCATGCGCCACGACAACCAGGTGTTCAGCAGAGAGAGGATCATATCCGAGGTATGGCAGAAGGAATACGACGGAACCAGCAACGTGGTCGACGTCCACATAAAGTACCTCAGGGACAAGCTCAGAGAGCACAAGATGGACTCCATCGTCGTCACGGTAAGAGGCGTCGGTTACAAGGTTCAGTGCAGCGAATGCAACTGA